A region of the Paramormyrops kingsleyae isolate MSU_618 chromosome 6, PKINGS_0.4, whole genome shotgun sequence genome:
atggcagacgtgagaactaaatacagatacggaaacacaaaatcaagcacatttacttacaatattagctaacaaacattgaaattcaaatgaaatataaacataaataacaataaagacagcttagagaattcatatacagttaacacgaacctcagttagcatttacatggctaaatacaacaaacttaactaaaacttaattaacacatacctcgttggctgcttacggaaggatttaacctttttcttaaccctttacttaaagttcaatgccgagcacacaaactggttccagcagcaagcgaactgggtaagtgaaaacgtgcttttcttctaaacgtgtctcaataATTGCGGACATCAGAACAACAGTTCCGCTATTacctattttgtttaaaaatattctaaaacttatcatatttattaaatatgccatccaaagttaattacttgttcattttctgtgtttatcattgttcacgtttttttttcattcggaTCTATTTgcgatccattctgaataaacaaacaatgcagtttacatgcttcgtccttgttgcatttttcattaagataaatctaaactaatttctgtagttcaaacaacttagaattgtagttgagaacgtctgttacaacggctcacgtattaaaaaaaagggctcataattacagttaatgtgtcggaccgggtcgggctcggacacaaggtgcacgggctcgggtaggatcgggtttaattttttgggcccgatctaagctctactTCAGAGTGAGTAGCCCTTCCTTGTGCTTCCCATCATCTGATGGGGCAGGTTGCTATAACTCGATTCTTCCTTCTGACCACCTTAACCGATCTTCAGCAATCTATCACTGATGCTCTCTCAGATCTTCTAGTAATAATCTCCTTGCTGTTCCACGTGCCAGAGTTTCCACCATAAGTGGCAGGCCCTACAGTGCCATGGCCACTAAACTATGGAACTCTCTTCCACAATCTTACCCTTCCACAATACTTTTTTCTTCTCCCCCTGTAAACCAACCATGGgtttgtgaaaggcactatataaatgtaacctATTATTATTGTAACTTAGATCAATCATATTGCTTCATAAACCCAACTCGCACCttatattcgatattcagttttccggCTGAAATATCCCTCTGTAAGGGGCAGTAATTTTACTGATCTGTTGGTATTTATTTTACTACATGCTTCTATCTACACTATGAACATGATACTATTTGTTCACTATCCTCCAGGTCCAGTCGCCATAAAGTAGGAGTGTAAGGTTATGTTTGTGTGCACATGGGAATTATAGGTCTTTTGAGACAGAAAGGGCAGGACTGCACAGGAAAAGGAGCAGAATAATTAAATCTCCCAAATGTCTAGGTTCCAGAGTAAATTAACATGTTGAAGGGCCTGGCccgaccagcaggtggtgctggtgcaAAACCTGTGATTAGTAAAGTGATTTCACTGTGGGGCACTGGCAGACCATGCCTCACAACTGTACATCGCTTCGGATAAAAGATCCTACTAAGGAAATAAATCAGAAACCCTAATGTTGAGCCTGGCAGCGGGCTGAAGACAAGCTGAAGAAGAATTTCACCTTTCGGCATGACAATGACCTCAAGCATACATCCAAATCAACAGAAGAATGGCTTCACCGGAAGAAACTTAAAACTTTGGAATGGCCCAGTCAGAAcccagacctaaatccaatTGAAAATCTGTAGGGTGACCTGTGACCTCGCAATATGACAGATTTGGAGCGcttttgcaaggaagaatgGGAAAATATTGGCAAGTCAGGATGTGGCATGCCGATAGACTCCTACCCAAAAAGACTCAATGCTGTAATTGATTCAAAAAGTGCTTCAATAAAGTATTAGTTTAAGGATGTGCACACTTATACAACCAGCttattgtatattgtatattatatatatatatatatatatatatatatatatatatatataaaattagaAATAAAAACGTAATTTAAAAACGTCACAGTACAATATTAATTTCTCTTCAAAGTAACTGGACAGTTGAGTATTACAGACAATACTGTAGAAACTCTAATGTGACTAGAATGAAGCATTGTTTAATTTACAGTTGCTAAAAGTTTAAAACTTAAAATTGTTTAAGTTACAGTTGCTAATTCTAGAATTAGAATTAGTACTTCGATTTTTGAAGTTAAGCCCGCCTTCTAACAGTAGCAGTGTTATTCTATGTAGGCCAATCAAAGGCCCAAAGTATTTCTCCAGCCCTCCCCCTAAACATTTTCAGGGCTTTGGGAATGGGGTTGTTTCATCACTTCCTGCTTTGGCCCTTGATCTTCCTGGTCCATTCCACAGAATATCACCCGATGTTCCCGCCGAGACTGCTCCGCCTCAAACACCAGCCTGTGACTGGCCAGGGTCTCCTCAGGTCCCGACCGGATCAGGGATGAATCATTGTTCTTTCATACATGCCAAAGACCACAAACAGCAGTGAATTACATTGAATCACACCAAGGCTAGACTCTTCAATTTGACCCGATTATTAGGATGATTCTTGACATTGATTCATTTAAAATTCACAGGGTTCCTCACCGCCACAGCAGAGACAAAGGCATCCACCAGGTGGTAGTCAGCCACGCCGTGACCATGTGAGGCGAAGTTTCCAAGCACTTGTATGTCTACCGTATGCTCTGTCCTCGTCTGCGTGAGGAAGTCAAACACCGAGAGCCTATGACCATCGTAGGACAGCTCACCCTGAAATGAAAGACATACCAGACTGATTATCCCACAAGGGGACAGAGAAGATAcaagcccagcatctccacaGAGGACCAGAGCTAAGCAGGCTCTTCAGGTGGCCTGTACTTGGACTGATCATGATGGTTTAGTGGTTAGCTCTGTAGCCTCTAACCTCCAGTTCTGTGGTCCCAAATCCTGCCTTGGGCTCTCTGTGTGGAGGGCATGTTGCATGTTATCATGTTAATACAAGTTTTCCTTTTCCAGAAAATTAGCATAAGTGAAGCTAACTGTAATGTGTGAGTATACGGCCTGCTGTGGACTGATATCttatccctccccccccataaCTTTGTAAAGAAGCTGTTTTCATTGTAAACATTGCTGGAGACCACAGCTTATTCATCAACACAAAGCCGCAAACGTAAATCCTAGTGGTGAAACAGAGAGACACTGCTTATACTTCATTAAACCCACTTAAAACCACTAGATTGCACTAGAACCCAAGAATTCATGCGAAAACAATTTCTAACGTGCATTTATAAAAACAGAACTGAGTAAATACTGGAAATCCTGTCATGACTCTGGCCTGACATCAGCAGGGTTTGAGGTATTCCCCATTACGATAGCAGCTCTTGCTTGAATCACACCAAAAATGGGTTTCTCGCCAATGCCCAGACACAACTTCCCAGTTTGCACTTGTTCCCTTGCCTTCCACACAAAGACATTCATACCAACCCGACTTTCTGGGATGCTACATCAGAACAAGTCTATTAAAGGTGGCACTTCACTCCAAGCAATCATTCGATCAACCATTCAATCATTCAATCAATCAACTAaccaatcaaagttttgccataTATACAGTTATACTTAGTATACTATGCAGTGACACGCTATGTTGCCAAGTTACAAAACTGTGAAAGAAGGGATGTAAGTATAAAGAGACAAAATATTAAAcaacaaacatttaaaaataataataaatatccaTAAATAACGTGGAATTTGCAGTACAGTGACAGGTGgtagtggggggaggggactaCCTTGCTCCCGTGGATGGTGGTCTTGCGCCTGCAGACTTCCTCTGTAAACGCCACCATGGTGAAGGCAGCAGTGAGACCTCCGGCAAACTCCATGTTCACAACCTGGTTAGGTGTGAAAAAAGTTAATGCTTCGCCGGCTGCCAACATGGAAAACGACGGTATTACCGGCCTGCAGGTTTCACCAAGGGTCTTCCTCACCTGATTGGTGCAGACGTCGTTGTCGCAGCTGTAGACGCAGCGGCCGTAAGGACCCCGACGCAGAGCCTCCGTCACAGTCTCAATGTCGGGAACTGAGCTGGGGCACAGCACCGAGACCGGCCAGCGGACGTGCCCCTGCCAGGAGACCAACGCTATTACATTAGCAGGGGTAGAATTACTTTGTTCGGGGGGCACAAcaatgtttgccttttatcccctcaaatataggagggcactaaggcattttcccgtaggttcggagggcaccaaggcaatcaagaattactggccagggcactgaggcaaaaaGGAATATAGCCGGacgcatgaaatatttagcattctgacattttcaagggcaataaatgcattagcatcctgtgaaatagtgttagactagctattgaaaaaaagatgctgttgccttcattcacctactcagtaatgacgaaatgttttatgaaaaaaaaacagaaccagctattgtcagtgataaaaactttaatttaatgaacatttttttaacTGAGACATTGAACActaacatgactaacagaacttcaaaataatgcatgagtGACCATATTCAAGCCAACTAACACTCGCCAACTGTCCCGAGCCACTCAAACACTGTCGCAAGCCACTCGCTAACTGTCGCGCCCAGtgccgcgagccactacgaactgtcccgcccaatgccgcgagccactacgaactgtcccgcaacacttccgcgagccacagcagctgcaggacagtaCAGTTTAACTCCTTCTCCGTTTTCACTAAAATTCAATGTACATCTGGTATCAATTATTTCAATCttctatgaattattacagtctattataaattattacaacGTCAAGTAATGACAGATAATTTCCATAACAATAGATGCGGTATGACTGGGAAAGACATGCATAACCAGCGAAATTACCTAAAAAATGTGGTTATTTTCTGGGTCTTAGAAGCAGCGGCCGTCATCTCagcctgctttctttttttctcccgATCTTTCGTAGGCATTTTAATTGGAACTTTGTGGCCTTATAACAGGTCCTTAACATGTATTTGTCGAAGTAAATCGATGATTGTTCACGTGCCAAAAATACCCCCAATACAGCCTCACTTTCAAAAGAACTTCTAAACCTTCTCACCCTCCCTATTCTATGAACATGTTGCTATTAGTTTCGGAGGGAGGTAAGCATCGGCTAGAATAGCCGCTCTGAATAATTTTACCATGGAGGCGTGGCTAACGTAAAATTATGGGATGCGCCTATCAACCCAGATATCATGGACATGGCGACAGAGAAGTAAAAAATGGAAGAACTTGTTCTTGATTTCATGTTTATTGACTTTATTATGATCTAAACATATACAATAGGGCACAAAGGCAACTGAGGAAGAGGGCACTGCAAGTATCTGCCGGCAAGAACTTGTAAATATTCAGGGTAGCACGGCAAATTGCTAAGCCACGGCGGCTTTTGCCGTCGATGCCGTCGATAAATTCGATCTCTGCATTAGCTTACCGCTTCAACTAGAGCACATAACTGAGCCTAGAATTTCACACCTGCCTACATTTAACTTTCAGCAGGATATGACAGCCAGTCCCCCTAAGGCAtttttctcaacccggtcctcacaaacccccagacagtctacatcttcactccctcccagctcccaacacaccggTACCAGATATTCTGTGTTATTGCAGGTGTGCTAGGAGGTATCTGGGAATGTGAACTGACAGTTTCCAACTAGGCCAGCTGTGATCTATTCACACAAGCTTCATGTTTCTGCAGCTGCAACCTTCAAATCACGATCGCGTGTGTTTTCATATTACATTGTCTATCCTACCTAAAACAAATGCGAGTATCTATAGACTCAGATATGCAGTCCTCAGGATCAGCTGATCCTCACCACAACCGTATATCATATAGGCAGCTGGAAGATGTATTTTCCTGGCAAATTTACAGGACACCAGAGTGAAACCAATGATGAAATTCATTAGCAAACTGATAGCTAAAATATATACTTAGGTCAATAAGCATTGAGGTAAAAGGGCACGTTTTCTAAAAATTTGCATTATTgagcaaaataaaaaattaatccCATAAGTAGGACACAATCAACAAAGCACACAGGTCAGATAATGAGCTGTAGAACATAGCAAATGTACCTCACCCAACCTACCTCACCCAACGTACCTCACCCAACGTACCTCACCCAACGTAGCTCACCCAGGGGCCATCCATTAACTAAGCTCCTTTGAGCCCTTTGTTGTTCAAAATTTGTCACGACGTTGGACAAGTTGGTGTCCACATCTTTTTGGCCGTGTAAGATACCTACCTTCTCCATGTAGCCCAGTCTCCTTCCCTGTGCATCCCCACTGTTCTCTCAGTACCTTTCTAGCTCTCTGTGCTGTTAGCTTGACCATTGACTAAAAAGTTAGCAATGTGTATCATTGTGATTATAGAGTAACGACTAACTTTAACAAATTGTAACGTTGAAACCACTGTTATTCTGTCATGGGCTAACAAAAATAGAGGAACGAGGGAGGCAAAATGAAATAATTCCATATAACCTTTTTAACTCTATCCAGATAGATCTTGCACGCAGAATATGGACAGGATGCTTCAACAGGACAGTCCAAACAGCGGTCACCAGCTCCAGAAGGCTAGCAAAGACAGGAAAGACTAACTCAAACGTGATTATCTTAAAGGCCAGCAATCCTAGGATAGGTTTCTGATCTTAAAAGTAGAAGAGGACATGCTCTGCCAAGAATATATGTTTCAGTGTAAAACAGGCTGTAGGTCTTGTACTCTGTATCATTGTGTACGAACCTTATTGTCTTTGGTGAAGTGGCAGAGAGATCCAAACGATGACACCTTGACACACCTTAGAAGACAGACTCATTAACATGCGGCTTGCACAACCAATCAAATCACCGGTGCTCGGCGTTCTGGACTATGTTTCAACCTAGTCCTGTTTAGCTTCTGCTTTTCCTGGAGATACTCAGCTGCTAAATAATCGCAgtttgtggctcagtgggctaagcctgtgtgcttgtaatcataaggttgtcggttcaagcccagcctcagcacgtctgcaggtccttgagcaaggcccttaaccgccAGCTCCCTGGACGCTGCTATGGGTCGCTGCCCTTCGCGGAggacttactctacaaagagcaagttgagggaggtgtaaaaaagacaatttccccaaggggatcaataaagtatcgattattatcATTATGGTAGCTGGGCTCTGGACTacggtggttgggggggggcacatgatACTGCAGGAGCAGCAGAGCATACCTGCGGCCCCCAGCCCAGTGGTGGATGAGGTCAATATCATGGCAGGACTTTGCAAGGAGGGCGAAGGAGCTTCTGGCTTCGTTCCGCCAGTTCCCTCTAACAAAGGAGTGGGCAAAATGGTAGAATCCAACCTGCAGGGTCACAGAAAGAGCCAAAAGTGATCAAGGGACAGCCATGTGAAGACCCTGAGCGAAGTGTTTGTACCACAGCATGTATTGagtgggttgtttttttttttccccaaacgcTTCTGAAAGCTTTTCATAGAGCCATTCATAGGCATAAGATGGCAAATCAATTTGAGTAATAACAACAAGGACCTCCAGAAGAGGCAAGCTGTCAGTCGGTGCTGCATCTCCCCAGGTTTTATGCTCCTTTCATGTACTAAGAGTTACCActcaggggcctgtttcacaaagcaggattacttgcttagccagataacttgccagatttagccccttgggaccggcgatcccgccggcgggatctgacagaaatttcgcaaaaccgtttaaataactccgcgagtttttgtcatatacacattttaaaaatactctcagaaaccttggacggtctacttttcaaatatatataggtagaaactaaatatatttttacagcttcgtgatacgaattgaaagaacaagagtgactgacttaagcgtctgcgtctcgaagcggctctgatcgcccacccacttgcaaatcgcgctattcgcatgataataacatgataatccgacagttagtattgggtaaagaaatatgtgaatacgcccattgtgaccgaaataaacaagagcacatgtctgggtagtgtttacactgatcggctacaatatagcacacggatacgtctctgccgctgaagctttgcgccagtgttgccactttcagcagcgaagctcatacctgtgttcatagctcagtgggctaagcctgtgtgcctgtaatcacgtggtcgccgattcaaacgcagcgtatttagaacgtgaatagcgatcttccgctgagagcggtcctacacgctcccgacgcaagtaaaacaaagaaaggtgacacgatttgcttttttgcctatttaacctaattttaaaaactttaatacttctgaaaatggaagttttgaaaagaagacagataacggatttagtcagtgtttttttcatgattctacataatgatttcagcgagatataaactgaaatacgcgagaaagatacgcggtcgatgatgccctcgtccccagagcgtcaataatagtcactgcatcatatttatcgctttctatatttatatagtaacagtttttcatttttcattccatctattaataaactgtgaaagggattttattgttgctacttttcttgcgtttcaaactgcctttccaaagtgatgggtgtggggtgcagtgacattccagactgatgggccattgacagtatgcaaactactacaggtgtgaggacacctatctcatcaatattcattgtgaagaccactgactttgagaaaaagagtgtcactccaaagttctaaaactttagtaatcaaactacataaaatttcagaatgtcactttcacctatgtgtagccaacccctgtgtctataagcttcagagctcaaaagtcttacctagaaatgtctataatgtgattttttacaatttctcagcatgtctgaaaataggtttttgaaaagtatatgtttaaagttgattttaacaaaaaatagaataataacattctaagaggtctcagattattggtgctgagtttgtgctgaataaaagcaaatgtatcactttgggataaatgttttttagataggtgaaatattttaaaatgtcaaggcatgtcagactacctcgaaagtggaaaaaaggcctcaggccccagggggttaggGTAGTCTGGACTGaatgtaagttgatgaaaataaggtctatttagcccagactaccttaaatctggaaagttatctggctaagcaagtaatcctgctttgtgaaacaggccccaggttAAGTACCGTCTCTCACTGCATGGCTAGATAATATTATAAGGTTTTTCATTTTCTCTTCAGaggtggcatggtggcgcagtggtttgCACAGTTGCCTCACACTTGTGGGATCAGTGTGTAgagagtctccaccatggctccatgtgtggagttcacatgttctccctgtgttgtcatggggtttcctgtGGGAACTCTGCTTtacccaaaaacatgctgaggttaactggagttacagGTATGACCGTGTGAGTGTGTCCTACAATGGATTAGTGCCctatcctgggttattccctgctttgcaccTGTATCTCCGGACAAGCAGTTACCaaaaaatcactctgccaaacctgggatttgaaccggcaacttTCCAATGACAGCTGAACCACACATTTTGAAATCTTAGAAAAGATGGTTCTGACCTACCGGTTCTAAATGCTGAATGTGGACCAGATCCCCAATGGCACCACTGTCGATAAGCTCCtgaaaaagcacattttccaGTGTGGTCAGCATTAACCACAAATATGGAGATCTTAACATTTGTGCTTGATCTAATGTATAAAACAACAAACCTGTGCTTTGCTCTGAGAACACACCAAGCACCTGAAACGGAACCTTAAAAAATGTTCCATCCAGAACACTTTTAAAGAAACAGCATGAGCAAGAGACTGACTTTTATCTTGTGAATTGTAGGATCATATCGGAGTACATGGCACACGGTGAGCATCACATGGTTCTCAATGCAGGCAGCTACAATCTCACTGCAGTCCCTGGAGGTGACCTAAAGCAGAACACCGATACAAAGATCCATGACGCACACACAAAGACATACAGAGGAAAGGGAAACTACGTCACGCAGCATACGAACCGTGCATATCTATGCACAGAAATTCTGTTTTTTACTTAAACACTCATGTATTCACCCACTCAAACATCACTCAAAATACTCAAAGAAAACAAGATAAATTACAAAGAATGAGCAATTCATCCCATCTTAATGGTTTCTATaccattaaaaatatattttttctttgttcTAATCTGAAATAGCCTAGTTTCCACTTGTGACATCATCAGTTACCTGCCAGACCTCCCCTCCGTGACATTTGCTCTAGATTAGGTGTTTACTGTTTGTAACTCATCATTAGACGGCAATACTTTAAgatagtgtttcccaatccggtccttgggggcagacagtccacgtttttgctccctcccagctctctgccaaaCAATCCACATTTATGCTTGTGAACTGCCTGCAGGTCCCAAAGGAGCAAatggggaaacactggtttaagaGAACAGAGTATGGAATCCATCAATGATTTGGAGGCAGAGACCCAACACTCACAGCCATGGGTTTCTCCAGCAGGATGTGGTAACCTTGTCTTGCTAGTTCCACGGCCGGCTCCTGCAGAACAGAATTACACTCACTCATAGAGTGGCACCACGATCCAGGGATTCCCCCTGTACTGCATTTGTGCTGACGGCCTTGGGAGCCAGGAAATCCTCTGGAAAGGGTGGATCCTCACTCAGGCCCCATAATTACACAGCCTCTGCCCTGCATTTCATGCATTCAGGGCCAGTCAAAATTAATGATTATAACTCAATATATTTGCCCAACAGTTGATGACTGGTGTTGAAAACTGAGGTCTTTCATACCGTCAGACTGAAACAATGAGAATCATGACGACCCATGACAATTCTATACAATGTTGATGCCTGAAACACGGCTTTTAAAGCCTTGATTCCACAGTAAATATTATACTATAATTAAAGCAGTCGTCTATGCTCCATgtaaaggaccccccccccccaccccccaagacAAAATGCATCATCCCTCTTCCAAATGCTTATTCAGTTGTGG
Encoded here:
- the LOC111859063 gene encoding putative oxidoreductase YteT isoform X3 codes for the protein MPTQVKVIVVGAGSRGQTYSEFALLHPLRVKVVGVADPNVFACKKLQELHGIADQHVFDDWHGVAQREKFADAVFICTPDRLHKEPAVELARQGYHILLEKPMAVTSRDCSEIVAACIENHVMLTVCHVLRYDPTIHKIKELIDSGAIGDLVHIQHLEPVGFYHFAHSFVRGNWRNEARSSFALLAKSCHDIDLIHHWAGGRRCVKVSSFGSLCHFTKDNKPSGAGDRCLDCPVEASCPYSACKIYLDRVKKGHVRWPVSVLCPSSVPDIETVTEALRRGPYGRCVYSCDNDVCTNQVVNMEFAGGLTAAFTMVAFTEEVCRRKTTIHGSKGELSYDGHRLSVFDFLTQTRTEHTVDIQVLGNFASHGHGVADYHLVDAFVSAVANNDSSLIRSGPEETLASHRLVFEAEQSRREHRVIFCGMDQEDQGPKQEVMKQPHSQSPENV
- the LOC111859063 gene encoding putative oxidoreductase YteT isoform X1, with the protein product MDARDLCPGSAPFRVDQTAALKGSIRFPSLTSDMPTQVKVIVVGAGSRGQTYSEFALLHPLRVKVVGVADPNVFACKKLQELHGIADQHVFDDWHGVAQREKFADAVFICTPDRLHKEPAVELARQGYHILLEKPMAVTSRDCSEIVAACIENHVMLTVCHVLRYDPTIHKIKELIDSGAIGDLVHIQHLEPVGFYHFAHSFVRGNWRNEARSSFALLAKSCHDIDLIHHWAGGRRCVKVSSFGSLCHFTKDNKPSGAGDRCLDCPVEASCPYSACKIYLDRVKKGHVRWPVSVLCPSSVPDIETVTEALRRGPYGRCVYSCDNDVCTNQVVNMEFAGGLTAAFTMVAFTEEVCRRKTTIHGSKGELSYDGHRLSVFDFLTQTRTEHTVDIQVLGNFASHGHGVADYHLVDAFVSAVANNDSSLIRSGPEETLASHRLVFEAEQSRREHRVIFCGMDQEDQGPKQEVMKQPHSQSPENV
- the LOC111859063 gene encoding putative oxidoreductase YteT isoform X2, whose protein sequence is MDARDLCPGSAPFRVDQTAALKGSIRFPSLTSDMPTQVKVIVVGAGSRGQTYSEFALLHPLRVKVVGVADPNVFACKKLQELHGIADQHVFDDWHGVAQREKFADAVFICTPDRLHKEPAVELARQGYHILLEKPMAVTSRDCSEIVAACIENHVMLTVCHVLRYDPTIHKIKELIDSGAIGDLVHIQHLEPVGFYHFAHSFVRGNWRNEARSSFALLAKSCHDIDLIHHWAGGRRCVKVSSFGSLCHFTKDNKGHVRWPVSVLCPSSVPDIETVTEALRRGPYGRCVYSCDNDVCTNQVVNMEFAGGLTAAFTMVAFTEEVCRRKTTIHGSKGELSYDGHRLSVFDFLTQTRTEHTVDIQVLGNFASHGHGVADYHLVDAFVSAVANNDSSLIRSGPEETLASHRLVFEAEQSRREHRVIFCGMDQEDQGPKQEVMKQPHSQSPENV
- the LOC111859063 gene encoding uncharacterized oxidoreductase YrbE isoform X4, producing MDARDLCPGSAPFRVDQTAALKGSIRFPSLTSDMPTQVKVIVVGAGSRGQTYSEFALLHPLRVKVVGVADPNVFACKKLQELHGIADQHVFDDWHGVAQREKFADAVFICTPDRLHKEPAVELARQGYHILLEKPMAVTSRDCSEIVAACIENHVMLTVCHVLRYDPTIHKIKELIDSGAIGDLVHIQHLEPGHVRWPVSVLCPSSVPDIETVTEALRRGPYGRCVYSCDNDVCTNQVVNMEFAGGLTAAFTMVAFTEEVCRRKTTIHGSKGELSYDGHRLSVFDFLTQTRTEHTVDIQVLGNFASHGHGVADYHLVDAFVSAVANNDSSLIRSGPEETLASHRLVFEAEQSRREHRVIFCGMDQEDQGPKQEVMKQPHSQSPENV